AAACAACTCCCATCTTAAATGCGTAGTCGTTCTCTTTTGTTCCGATCGGTACGTAATGGAGTGTTGTTGCATACAGCTCTACTGCGGTTCCTGCCGGAACGAAAAATGCTTCTAACTGTGCTGTATCATATGTAAAGTCTTCTGTAATATCTGACTGCTGGCCTAGTAATAAAATAATATCTGTTACTGCAACATTTGCCTCAGAAGAACGATGATATTCTAATGCATTCAGTATCTTATTATGTCCACTGCAATATCCGATTTCTACAGAAAGTTCACCGTAAAGTGTATTAGATAATTTCTGGCGGAATTCTGGTTCTTCTAACGGTCCGAAAGATGCTGCATATTCTACATCTTCTGGATAATCCATTCCTTCCAATACATTATAAATCTCTGAGAAATCAATGCCTGTTAAAATCTTTCCATACTTTCTAAAAGAAGTGTCTGTTACCTGTTTCACCTTCATTATAAAGTCCCCCTGTCTTTA
This Anaerobutyricum hallii DNA region includes the following protein-coding sequences:
- a CDS encoding DUF4867 family protein; translated protein: MKVKQVTDTSFRKYGKILTGIDFSEIYNVLEGMDYPEDVEYAASFGPLEEPEFRQKLSNTLYGELSVEIGYCSGHNKILNALEYHRSSEANVAVTDIILLLGQQSDITEDFTYDTAQLEAFFVPAGTAVELYATTLHYVPIGTKENDYAFKMGVVLPFGTNFPLGVTLGAEAEKEKLPEEKLLFAKNKWLIAHEESGEEGAFIGLTGKNISVDDLVI